DNA sequence from the Malus domestica chromosome 06, GDT2T_hap1 genome:
ATTACGGTCATTCCAAATTTACCAACAAAGGAGTAAACACAAGCTCAAATCACTAGGCACTTCCTTATCAACATGCTTTAAAGAATTTAGTGAGTCTACTGCCAAGTTGAAGTTAGCATTAGTGAAATTGCCCGACTTAACTGATGATGATGATCCTTGAAGTTTACAAACTTTTGGATTTTAACTTCTATCCCGTTCTTTAGTGGTTGTGGTTCTTAATCTTTGTAAATATATCACGTTGAGTTTGCTGGTAGCTTGTAGTAATGATCTTAGTGAATAGGTATTTTGACACATCTAGATTTAGGTCAGTTCGATGCCAATATATGCGCTTGTGTTATGAAAATTGTTCTCCTAACCTATTCGTAGCTTGTCTTAGCTTTAGTCAAACATCACGATACTTGAACACTAAATGAAATCAGAAAACTAATGTATAATGGTCGGTGAAGCATTTTCCTCTTTCTAAGTATTGgtattaagaataaaaaaaagtattaaTAAAAGAAACTTTAAGGCAAAAAGACAAGCTAAATTATGATCAAAGATACTGTTCAGTGAATAACATAAAATTCCGACccataaataatatttttaatcatccaaactgttctttttttttcttttttgcttcaAGAACCTGCAAACATGTGCAACACAGCTACTAATCAAAGCTTTTGGCTTTTTGGcctcaaattttaaaattcaaactttcCAGAGTAAGAGTCGGGTAATGATATCCCCGGTCAACCTATAAGTTTGGAAAAGGATATTCGTCGGATTCTTTTCTTGAGGATTCGGAGAATTCTGTGATCAATATCTTCGATGATATTTATTGGAGCGGGATTTCCCACAAAGAGAAATACCTCCACAGAGTTGTTGACCGCAATCCTCACGTTCGCCGAATCCTTCTTCGAAGTGTCCCAAAATAATCTTCCTCCGCAGCTTTGGCCGGGCGGGGTACCTGCAGAAGATACTCCGACGCTCAAGTCAGTCGATTAGTTCCTATTCTCGGGATTCTCTCGGGTGTTCTTTACGTACCTGATTCTTTGGCTCCTctccctatttataggattGCGTACTTGAGATTCAAGTGCCACGATCGTCTTCCTTCCCCACTTCCTTAGTGGTCATCGTCATATCACTACATGCTTTGGGAACAAGTCCCATGACCTGTCTTCCTCTCCCACTTCTCTTCCGTAGTGGGGTAGTTACCTCGGCACGCGCCCTTGTGCTTATTTCTTGTGGGCTTTTTATTCTGCACAACTCTTTTTCCTTAGATGATCGGCCCATGAGTCGAAATTAGGTTTTATCCTCCCACAATATTGATAATTAGTTGTTAATACAAAAGGAAGATGAATAGTTAGGTCTATAATGGAAGACGAAGAAGGTTAAAGTTTGAATCGTCTTCTCTGTTAATACAAATAGAACGATGAAAAACTAGATTTACAATGAAAGAGGGTCAAAGTTCGAATTGCGTTATATGTGGTGTTGATTTCTTCGTGACAATGAATAAAGTACTTCAtcactttattttctttttatcaaaGTTAGTAGTACTCTAGAAAGAATCTCATTTTCAGAACTGTTACAATGTATGAATTATGCGAATGACGTAAAATAGAACATAAAAGTTTGACCTAAAATTAAGTAAATAAATAGAGAAGAGGGTCCAAAGTCTGAATTAGTCAAAATTTCATTCCATGGTGTCGCACTTATGTGTTGTCAAATTTTAGATGTGCCATGCTTGCGTTCATGCATGTCGGTGTCAAATTTTCTGCACTTTCTTTCcttgtttatatatttatttcctGCACTTAAAACCTATTCAAAGTTCAAACTCCTACTAATATACGTCAAAATTCACATGTGGTTCAATATTTTAACAGATAGGATGTTTGTTCGGAACTTATTCATTctctaaattattataatagtataaactcttctctttccctttatataataatttaaaaaaaaaagaaaaaggttcaAAACTCATTGTCATTTCTACATAAATGTTCCAGTCAAATATCTTATGAGTAATGCTAAgtagaccaaattttttaaaccaaatttgcaaactaaatgatgtggttgtagatgattgaattattaattaagtatcgattaacatgcttatttcttattggtgatacATCGTTTAGTTtgcaatttggtttaaaaattttgatttccCTAACATTACTCAAATATTATTGGTCAACAATATTTGATTATAAAGGTAAATAATAATCCAGGCATGGTCAAATTTATAGTTTTAGTGGTGTCGATTTATCGTACGTTGGATTATAATGGTAAAagattggtgatttgttttggacAAAAGATAGAAAATCTACCATGATATTTTTACGACCCCaacaacaaatatatgaaatcaCGATACCCTAATCACAATTAAATATTTAACTCGTAAAAAATATTGGTGATCTTTGAATATCATAAAAACAGTGCAAAGTTTTATTGATGAAGGATACAAGAAGAGAAGATGAGAAGGATAACATGaattttttaactttgtcaaaattgTAATAAATAAATCTCTTCTtaacagaaagaaagaaaaaaatacgcCAACGAAAAATATTGTTCTCTTCAACCAAGGTTTGAGTCTCGTAGATGACAATTCTCTTGATGGACGATTtgtagaaataaaaaaagagctAAGATCCTTTTATAAGTTCTCAAAGAGACTGGTGATAATGTCTTGGACCTGTGGGATGGAAATACTTGACCTCATCTCTTGTCTTTGTGTGAGAGGTATGACTTTTGAAAGGTAAACGAGACGTTTTGTGCTTTTATATTTGGCCATATTTAAGTACATTTTTATATATTGGAGGAGTGcttcaatttcaagttttaaATTGAATTAGTTTAAGGATCTTTTCCAGTTTGGCAACTCTACAAATCTTTATTGATACTTAAGGTGTCTCTTTTTCTCAAGTCAAATCATTCGACATCACTCTCTTCAATTAAATCCAAAAACCTTTACACATGAAAAGGGGAGGTGTGCAAAGTCCAGCGTTTGTCATACTCCGTTATAGGGACTTGCTCGTTCCTTTCACAAAGGTTGGGAATAGGATTTACCATTTGCAAAAGCACCCTTGTCTAAAGCACTTTGCATAACACACAAATATTTGTTGTCTCTATTCAACGAGATAATATAAAGATAGAATTCTAGTGACGTCGTCATCTAATATATGCAATATCATCacctatttaaaaattaaaaaaaaaataataataaaaagtcAATACTAAAATAGAAATTGTGTAATCCTTaataaaaatagaattttaGTGACGTCGTCGTTTAATATGTGTAATATCATCacctatttaaaaattaaaataaaaaagagataaTACAAAGTCAATACTAAAATAGAAATTGAGTAATCCTTAATAAAGATATAATTCTAGTGACGTCGTCGTTTAATATGTGCAATATCATCacctatttaaaaataaaagagataATACAAAGTCAATACTGTCGGTAGCAGGCGACTACTAGACAAAACTCTTTGGTGGTTGTTGCACTCCAAAAGGGTATAAGTAGTTACATTCTTCAAACCTTAGAggtcaaatgtttttttttttttttttttttgttgaacaaaGTTTAAGGAGAAGAGGCTAGCCCATATCAGGATCAAAGTATAGCACAAATGTCTTTGATTAAGCATAAGTattactttattttattcagcAAATGAGTTTTCATTGGCAAACAAAAACTAACTAAGatcgtgatttttttttgtttgtcatCAAAAAATTATTTGCTGAACAAAATTATAGTAAATTTCGTAATTATTTTACAAATACATTTTAAAAGATAAAATAGTATGATGAGAGTTGTTCATATTTGTTAGCGTCGGTCAAACTCACACAGACATAGCGAATTCTTAAATATTAATATGTTAGCTTTGAAATTGTAGAACAAAATTAGTATACGAAACCATACCTTCTTGTTTCGAGATTTTAGAACTGAAGAATATGTATAATTAAGATTCTTTTAATCTTGTTTATTAGTGCAGTTAATTAGAATAAAGTTAATAAACTATTCTTCCCAAGCATACAAAAGTaacaagtattttttttaaatttttttttaacaaacgatattatacaTACTAAGGGGAGGGGTGGATTTAGCcaggctaacaataatatgattcaaactTGCATTTAACGAGTATCGAACCTAATACTACAAGAAAGAGGCAGCTTctcattttgataattttatttCCAAGAATCTCAATTTTGTTCGGAGGTTTGATAgttcaaatatttttgtttttatacaaaCAATATTAGAACTCGAGATCTCGATTCCATAATTTCAATTATATTTAAAAGGAAATGGTCAATTATATTTaaaaggaaatggtaaaggGACTCTCTCAAGAGTGACATTTTTCATGAACTCATTTTCATCTTATAGTTTAATTAATTCACGAGTCAACATAAGGTGATAGAAATTCTATACAGAGTCTCACTTTAAAAGAGTCTGCTTAATATTTCTCATAAAGACTGcttaacatttctcatattttttaatACACAATCATTTTACATAAGGATTATAAATTGTCATTGGACTTAATTATGAGGATGGAGATTAAATAGAAGAATGTTTGAAACCTTGGAGATACATCATGCACTATTTGATTTTGAGAGCTTAGGTCAGCCACTGAAAGTGAAACACCTGGCCCCCTGGCTATGCCCATGCTTGCCAATTGCCACCCACAAATATTGAGAtattcaaaattcaaaggcggaccactcaacagaataTTCCCACTTTAttaatctaatttaattttatagtaATGTTAGGAAAACTAATTCTCATCatccttattattattatttgatgaatttaaatttttactGATTATGATGCTAAATAAGTTAATGagcaaaatatttttggaccttCTTTTATAGATAACATTATATATGATGATTAATAATTGAACttctttataaatttaaaaaagaaatttaacCATCAGCTCTTGTATTATGTTTTCTTTAAAAGTGATTtaaaagttttcaacggttgcttttctgttttctttccaCTCATTTTCTGACTATAATcttataatattatttttatccttAAATATGTTTGTGGGCCATGGAATGTTGTTTATACTTTATTTAgaataatgttagagagattaaatttagagattaaatttgcaaactaaatgatgtttTACGAACATAaataagcacgtttatcaacgtttaagtaataaatcaataatcaacttccatatcttttagtttttaaaactttatcttcaaatttagtctctctagtattatctttttatttaattaaacgtaaaaatgggagtgaatgagtTGAAGGAGTTGAAGGGTGAAAGAAAAACTAAGCTAAATCCAATACTAAAATTCTACTTCATGACaagtatttaatttttttttactaatacACAAATAAAATATGGAAAATAGTAGTACGTAGACggctttttttttctcacttaCTAATACgatttaatagtattttttgATGATCATTTTTCCATGTCTTCATCCGATGATCATAGGAATGGACATGCAATAACAATCGCATGCAAAAATAATTATGGTTGGATTTGAGATTTTAGAACCATGTTTCATTGCTAAAAGAAGAGCGACAAGTATTGTTGAAACTTAATCACAAATGAACAAAGTTCCAATTATAATTATTCAGACACGTGTCTTAATTGATTTTTCAGCTGCTCTTCTTTCAGCAGCGGAGCGCGGTTCTTAATTTTAGGTATAATCTACACAGTCAACCTGCAGTGATTTTTGGAAATAGATCATTTCCGGATTCCTTCCACCTAATCCACCAAGGCCACAAATCCagacctttaaaatttgatctaacaggTAAAAACAGAGGTCCACTTTAAatgttataataactttagtcgtttgatcaaatttcaaatgcccGAATTTAAGGCCTTAGTGGATTGGATCCCTTTCCGTTATTTTTTTTCAACCCTTCATTGTAGATTTGTTTTTGCCAACTCTTATTTAATTGCAGATAATTACTCAACAAGATAGAATTTACTCACAGTAAAACACTAAAAGTTACCAGATAGTAACTGCAGTAAATTCTCGTCTCCTGCCTCGCACGCACCGGAAAAGTGGCGGGTAGTGTTTGATTACCAGATCCCAACCCCACTCACAAAGTCTTATAACAATTTATTCAATAATTTCCGCTCCAATCCAAAATAAACGTCTCTTCAAATTTTCGTTCCTTCAATTCCACTTCGTTTTCAAGttcatttctttcaaatttcCATTTGAAATCGAGAGcaaacaaaaacgaaaatcctaaacccaaatttcccTCATCTTCCAGGAAAAAACTCGCATCACCGACCTGGATTGGAttcaagttctttttttttcttttaaattgctTGACGCGTCTGTGCGTTTAAGTTGCGGACTACAAGTTTGAATCGAAGACTCGATTTTTTGCAAAACCCAGAATTCAAGTTTCTTTTTTTCGTAAAACCCAGAATTCAAATTTTCGTTTCTTGGTTTCGTCTCTGCGATTGGGAAGCGGTTTGCTTGCCGGGAAATTctaggttttggtttttttttttaccaaattgGGGATGAGGAGGGCCAAATTGGACAGATTGGAGACCTCCTTCTCCCTCAACAGGAAAAGATTGATTCAGATTCTGATCGCTGTCGGACTTCTGTATCTACTTTTAGTCACGTTTGAAATTCCCTTCGTGTTCAAAACCAGTACAGTCTCGCCGGACTCATTATCTCGACCCAAAAGGCTAAATAGCAAGGAAGACGTGGAGGAAAAGGATGCCCCAAGTCGCCCTGTTGAGCAAGTTTCGCTGAACTCGTACCAGCCGACTCAGAGTCGGCCACCCAGAGAATTCGATTTCGTTTCGGGTTTAGTATTTGACCCGAAAACTTTTGATTCGGAGCTTTATAAGCCGGCGAAGGTTGCTTGGGAGGTGGGGAGGAAGTTCTGGGAGGAGGTGATGTCTGGGAAGGTGCAGATTGATGCTGAAAAGGTGGGGAACCGATCGGAGGCGTGCAAGCATTCAATTTCGTTATCTGGGTCAGAGTTTTCAGCACAGGGGAGGGTGATGGTGCTGCCGTGTGGGCTGACATTGGGTTCGCACATAACGCTGGTGGGGAGGCCGAGGGCGGTGCACCAGGAATTTCAGCCCAAGATTGCCCTGGTGAGGGACGGTGAGTCGTCGATGGTATCGCAGTTTAAGGTGGTGTTGCTGGGATTGAAGACTGTGGAGGGTGAGGAGCCACCGAGGCTTTTGCATTTCAATCCAAGGTTGAGGGGGGATTGGAGTGGAAGGCCTGTGATTGAACTCAACACTTGTTACAGGATGCAATGGGGCTCGGCGCTTCGATGCGAGGGCTGGAAATCTAAGGCTGATGAAGAAACTGGTGAGTGATTATCCATGTCCTATAAAGTTATATACTGGAAATGCTAGATATGAAACTTATGAATTGTTCTGTTTATGCTAGTTTGGTACATTGGTTTCTGTTTTGAGCTTTTAACATTCATTGAAATTGGAGCATTGCAAGTAAGCTAGTACTGGAATGGGAATAAAAACAGTAGTTGGATTTCTTTAAATTGTGGTATTGTGCCAGTTCGATGTGCAGAATGCGGTGTCGATGTTCAAACTTCAAAGTGTGTTTGAGTTGTTAATTGCTCATTGATAATATGTGGCAGAAGTACAAAAACTATAAGACTTTCGTTTTCCTATTCAGGAAGAAATTCGTTGTTTTGGGCGTTGGTGTTGGCTCATTATCTTGCTTCGATTGTTATGATTCTCATTATTTCCAGAGTTCATTCATCCTTCTAAATGTGGTCCACCAAGTTGTGTAATTCTTTAGACTGGTTTTAGTTGATGGTCAGGTGAAGTGCGAGAAATGGATTCGTGATGACGATAGTCGCTCAGTGGAGACCAAGGCAACATGGTGGTTGAGCAGGTTAGTAGGCAGAACTAAAAAGGTGCCTGTCGACTGGCCATACCCTTTTGCAGAGAAgaaattgtttgttttaactcttACTGCTGGCTTGGAGGGTTATCATGTTAATGTTGACGGGAGGCATGTCACCTCTTTTCCTTATCATATGGTGAGTAATATTCTGCTACCTCTTGACCTCGTGATGATTAAGGATTCTTTGCTAAGAGTTTTGTTGTGATGTTGACAGGGATTTTCTCTTGAGGATGCCACCGGGCTGTCTCTGAGTGGGGATGTTAATGTGCAATCGGTATTTGCTGCTTCTTTGCCCTCATCCCATCCTAGTTTTGCTCCAGAGAAGCATCTTGAGATGTCAACCAAATGGCAGGCCCCGCCTCTCCCTGATGGAGGTGTTGAACTCTTCATTGGTATCCTTTCTGCAGGCAACCATTTTGCCGAGAGGATGGCAGTAAGGAAGTCTTGGATGCAGCACAATCTTATCAGATCGTCAAAAGTGGTAGCACGTTTCTTTGTAGCATTGGTAAGCAATAACAATAATAACACTAGAATATTTGTAGTTGGTTGATGCACAGTTTTTAAGTGGGGGACTTACAATCTTTTCTGTTGATACTCGGACAGCATGCTAAAAAGGAAGTGAATGTTGAGCTGAAGAAAGAAGCAGAGTTTTTTGGCGATATTGTTATAGTGCCTTACATGGATAACTATGACTTGGTCGTATTGAAAACTGTTGCCATCTGCGAATATGGGGTGAGTTGTGGAATAAACACATAAATGAAGATTTGATACTGTTAAGTATTCTCCTGGAAATAGTTTTCTTATAATGCTGTTGCTTCTGTTTCAGGCTCGTAGGATGGCTGCTAAGTACATTATGAAGTGCGATGATGACACATTTATTAGAGTGGATGCCGTTATCAAAGAGGCGTATAAAGTACCAGAGGGAAAGAGCTTGTATGTGGGGAACATAAATTACTTCCATAAGCCTCTGCGCTATGGTAAATGGGCTGTGACATATGAGGTATGAAGAACTTATTGTTTCTGATATCTTTTGGTACGTGTCGAAGAATGTTGATCATGTTTCAATTATTTCAGATTTATAGTCTGTGATATTGACTTGTAAGAatctttattttgttgaaatcTTGTTAAAGGTTGTCGATGTTGTACTATGTTCAATTTCTTGCATTGTTTTCCGCTGACGCTTGGTTTTTTATATTAGTATTCATAGCCATTTGTTCTCTGTTTTCTTGTTTCAGGAGTGGCCAGAAGAAGACTATCCACCCTATGCAAACGGGCCAGGTTACATCTTGTCATCTGACATTGCAAACTTCGTAGTATCCGAGTTCGAAAGTCGTAAATTAAGGGTAAGTAACATCCGCGCCTTCTCTGCCCTTCACGCGCACACACCTACACCGGTATGCTCATGTAATGGGTGGTTGATTCTAAACAATCTGATCTTTGTGCAGTTGTTTAAGATGGAAGATGTGAGCATGGGAATGTGGGTTGAGAAATTCAACAGCGCAAAACCAGTCGAGTACGTGCACAGCTTCAAGTTCTGCCAATTCGGGTGCGTCGAAGACTATTACACCGCCCATTACCAGTCTCCGAGACAGATGATCTGCATGTGGGACAAATTGAAACGGCTCGGACGGCCTCAGTGCTGCAGCATGAGATAGTATTTGTGGTATTTCATGAGCCCATCTCTAGAATCTAGGACATGGAAGTTTTTTTTGCAGTTATAGCACCAGATGATCTGGTCCCTGTACATACAGAAATTGCCGGTATAAATAGGAATTGCGTTTCCATATTCTTATTCTTTCGTTGTTACTGGTCGtagtttctttgttttcttgaccCGATGTTCCGGGCTCTCGGGAGGAAGCCAACGATGGTGACGAAGAGGTCGAGGTGGAGTTCGAGTTCGAGGTGTGTAGACCtataaacgggtcgggtttattggcTTTTGGTCGGGTTCaatccgacccgttaagttaacgggtcacctgaatccgacccgttaagcaaTTGGGTCATCCGTTTCATcctgttaacaattattattattattattattttgcatagagtttactttttgttgttaagactttactgaaattactaaaacatcatcaactaacgggtgttaacgggttgACCTAAAGTGACCTGTTATTTAACGGGGTTGTTAAAGGATTCACCTGTTAGCAACTCAAtccgttaagcatccacccaatactaatattaacgggttggatCGGGTCGGGTCGGATCCAAAATGTCAGGTCTAAGTATGTGTAGGGAATTCCGTTTGTGTACAACCATGACTAATCGCCTTAGAAGAGGACTAGTCATTTGAGAAGAGAAACAAGATATATAATCCTGTATAACTAGTGATGGCAAATATAGAAACAGTAAGGTTTTATGCGtccatattttgttttttgtcaaatgataaatTTATTTAGAGAGCTAATGAGATTCGAACTCAAATTCAAATCGTGATGAAAGAGCAACCCTGCTCTCGTCACTTAGTAGAGGGCCACTTGCGCGTCCATATTTTGTTTGATTCTCTCCTCATTTTACTAAAGGAAGAAATAAATGGAAATCTAGGAATGCCGTTACTTTTGCCACAAGTTTTAATGATCTTACCATTAATGAACATTTACTAAAGAATCTGAACTATTACGGCCAActgggagaaatttttaattgtgatgaGAACACAAGTGTTACACCACATGTTTTAATATGAATGGTGatacattgtttttttttaaggtattaactttttagcacatataTCTTACTATTTgtttaatgacacgtgatgtaccatccaGTGTATCagtcatattgaaaaatctctcgcaAAGTGGCAGCCCTTTTTCCCTCTtctttattatatttttcttctctctctttaagATAGTAGTACTATCTAcacactttgtttttacatttttacacatttttttgttaatttctatctaATAATTTCCAAATCATTTGATCCGATAACCAAATATTAAGAAGggtatgtgaaaagtaaaaaataatgtgTACAACACCACTCATGTTAGCGTGAAACACGATTTGACATGCCAATATCGTGTTACAAAGCTATAAAAATTACATCACGTACATTAGGTTATTAGAtgttttataattcaattaaaTGCTTAACACCACATCAGCATATCACGTTATTCCAGCTAATTTGTTCATTGAACCTACCTATCCAAGCATTAAATTGGTTGGATAAAGTtgcaaatttattttaaataaaagctTATCCATCTAAAATTACCATATCAcccctccctcctcctcctcccctccAAACGTCTATATAAACCCTCCCTTACCGCTCGCAAGATTTACAGTTTCagtgtaaacaaaaaaaattaaaaaaatcataacGGTCTGAGAGGATCCGACAAAGCAAAAATCcttaaaaaaatcgaaaaaaataacattatttTGGTAGAGTTATGTCGGACACGTTTTGCCGCGACTGTAACAGTCTGACGGAGGTTGTCTTCGACCACAGAGCGGGCGACGCGATATGCTCCGAGTGCGGCCTCGT
Encoded proteins:
- the LOC103437784 gene encoding hydroxyproline O-galactosyltransferase GALT6-like, which gives rise to MRRAKLDRLETSFSLNRKRLIQILIAVGLLYLLLVTFEIPFVFKTSTVSPDSLSRPKRLNSKEDVEEKDAPSRPVEQVSLNSYQPTQSRPPREFDFVSGLVFDPKTFDSELYKPAKVAWEVGRKFWEEVMSGKVQIDAEKVGNRSEACKHSISLSGSEFSAQGRVMVLPCGLTLGSHITLVGRPRAVHQEFQPKIALVRDGESSMVSQFKVVLLGLKTVEGEEPPRLLHFNPRLRGDWSGRPVIELNTCYRMQWGSALRCEGWKSKADEETVDGQVKCEKWIRDDDSRSVETKATWWLSRLVGRTKKVPVDWPYPFAEKKLFVLTLTAGLEGYHVNVDGRHVTSFPYHMGFSLEDATGLSLSGDVNVQSVFAASLPSSHPSFAPEKHLEMSTKWQAPPLPDGGVELFIGILSAGNHFAERMAVRKSWMQHNLIRSSKVVARFFVALHAKKEVNVELKKEAEFFGDIVIVPYMDNYDLVVLKTVAICEYGARRMAAKYIMKCDDDTFIRVDAVIKEAYKVPEGKSLYVGNINYFHKPLRYGKWAVTYEEWPEEDYPPYANGPGYILSSDIANFVVSEFESRKLRLFKMEDVSMGMWVEKFNSAKPVEYVHSFKFCQFGCVEDYYTAHYQSPRQMICMWDKLKRLGRPQCCSMR